The following are encoded together in the Cystobacter fuscus DSM 2262 genome:
- a CDS encoding response regulator: protein MKRVLLVEDSNTIRHILKVYLMRLKLDFLEAEKADHGLRLLITQPVDLVIADFNLPGSMDGVELVRRIRASEFTRVRQVPIVLLTGGKAPDLEAKALEAGASEFVRKPISIDALAAVARRHLALNEADTLGV from the coding sequence GTGAAGCGCGTGCTACTCGTGGAAGACAGCAACACCATCCGGCACATCCTCAAGGTGTACTTGATGCGCCTCAAGTTGGACTTTCTCGAGGCGGAGAAAGCCGATCATGGTTTGCGGTTGTTGATCACCCAGCCGGTGGATCTGGTGATCGCGGACTTCAACCTGCCGGGCTCGATGGATGGGGTGGAGTTGGTGCGCCGGATACGCGCCAGCGAGTTCACGCGGGTGCGGCAGGTGCCCATCGTGCTGCTCACCGGAGGCAAGGCCCCGGACCTGGAGGCCAAGGCCCTGGAGGCGGGCGCCTCCGAGTTCGTGCGCAAGCCCATCTCCATCGACGCGCTGGCGGCCGTGGCGCGCCGGCACCTGGCGCTGAACGAGGCGGACACGCTCGGGGTTTGA
- a CDS encoding glucose-6-phosphate isomerase: protein MTERQLWERYQKHLCGVESVGLTLDVSRMNFTDDFLARMRGPLDKAFDAMEALEKGAIANPDEKRRVGHYWLRAPELAPEPALTKDIQDAVAAINAFAGDVHAGRVKPPGAARFTRVLLVGIGGSALGPQLVADALGSAADKMQVFFLDNTDPDGMDRVFTQLGDSLRETLAVVISKSGGTKETRNGMVEAERAWKRQGLDFGAHAVAVTGEGSELDRVAKQGKWLRTFPMWDWVGGRTSVLSAVGLLPARLQGLDTDGMLAGARDMDVATRVRDGVRNPAALLALMWFHAGGGRGQKDMVILPYKDRLMLLSKYLQQLVMESLGKELDVSGAVVNQGIAVYGNKGSTDQHAYVQQLREGVNNFFATFVEVLKDREGESMQVEPDITSGDYLLGFLLGTRRALFEKGRESMTLTVPDVSARTLGALIALYERAVGLYATLVNINAYHQPGVEAGKKAAGVVLELQRKVLARLRAEPAKAQSAEELARAVGAPDEVETVFKVLEHLAANAPAGVRREPGSSRFDARFRAS from the coding sequence ATGACCGAGCGTCAATTGTGGGAGCGCTACCAGAAGCACCTGTGCGGGGTGGAGTCCGTGGGGCTGACGCTGGACGTGTCTCGGATGAACTTCACCGATGACTTCCTCGCGCGCATGCGCGGCCCGTTGGACAAGGCATTCGACGCGATGGAGGCCCTGGAGAAGGGCGCCATCGCCAACCCGGACGAGAAGCGCCGCGTGGGCCACTACTGGCTGCGCGCCCCCGAGCTCGCGCCCGAGCCCGCCCTGACCAAGGACATCCAGGACGCGGTGGCGGCCATCAACGCCTTCGCCGGGGACGTGCACGCGGGCCGGGTGAAGCCTCCGGGCGCCGCGCGCTTCACCCGCGTGCTGCTGGTGGGCATTGGCGGCTCGGCGCTCGGGCCGCAGCTCGTGGCGGACGCGCTCGGCTCGGCCGCGGACAAGATGCAGGTGTTCTTCCTCGACAACACGGACCCGGACGGCATGGACCGTGTGTTCACGCAGCTGGGCGACTCGCTGCGCGAGACGCTCGCCGTGGTCATCAGCAAGTCGGGTGGGACGAAGGAGACGCGCAACGGCATGGTGGAGGCCGAGCGCGCCTGGAAGCGCCAGGGCCTGGACTTCGGCGCGCACGCGGTGGCGGTGACGGGCGAGGGCAGCGAGCTGGACCGCGTGGCGAAGCAGGGCAAGTGGCTGCGCACCTTCCCCATGTGGGACTGGGTGGGCGGACGCACCTCGGTGTTGTCGGCGGTGGGCCTGTTGCCCGCGCGACTGCAGGGGTTGGACACGGACGGGATGCTCGCGGGCGCGCGGGACATGGACGTGGCCACGCGCGTGCGGGACGGGGTGCGCAATCCCGCCGCGCTCCTGGCGCTCATGTGGTTCCACGCCGGTGGGGGTCGGGGCCAGAAGGACATGGTCATCCTGCCGTACAAGGACAGGCTCATGCTCCTGTCCAAGTACCTCCAGCAGCTGGTGATGGAGTCGCTGGGCAAGGAGCTGGACGTGTCGGGCGCGGTGGTCAACCAGGGTATCGCCGTGTACGGCAACAAGGGCTCCACGGACCAGCACGCCTACGTGCAGCAGCTGCGCGAGGGCGTGAACAACTTCTTCGCCACCTTCGTGGAGGTGCTCAAGGACCGCGAGGGCGAGTCCATGCAGGTGGAGCCGGACATCACCAGCGGCGACTACCTCCTGGGCTTCCTGCTCGGCACGCGGCGGGCGCTCTTCGAGAAGGGCCGCGAGTCGATGACGCTCACCGTGCCGGACGTGAGCGCGCGGACGCTGGGCGCGCTCATCGCCCTGTACGAGCGCGCGGTGGGGCTCTATGCGACCTTGGTGAACATCAACGCCTACCACCAGCCCGGCGTGGAGGCTGGCAAGAAGGCCGCGGGCGTGGTGTTGGAGCTGCAGCGCAAGGTGTTGGCGCGGCTGCGCGCCGAGCCCGCCAAGGCCCAGTCCGCCGAGGAGCTGGCCCGCGCGGTGGGTGCTCCGGACGAGGTGGAGACGGTGTTCAAGGTGCTCGAGCACCTGGCCGCCAACGCGCCCGCGGGCGTGCGCCGTGAGCCGGGCTCCAGCCGCTTCGACGCCCGCTTCCGCGCGAGCTGA
- a CDS encoding alpha/beta fold hydrolase → MSPTWMLETPAPPADERISYGGITHQFGDLRLPPGKGPHPVVVVVHGGFWRARYDLEHVGHLCADLTRRGLATWSLEYRRVGHPDGGWKGTFEDVALGTDFLRTLATRHPLDLQRVVIIGHSAGGHLALWLAARGRLQAGQPLHTDKPLKPRGAVSLAGVVDLERAFALRLGDGIVESLLGGTPTQVPERYRFGSPSALLPLGVKQVLVHGTEDDTVPVSLSEGYQQRAASLKETVRLVRLPGAGHFEVINPKAREWPQVVEAIQSLL, encoded by the coding sequence ATGAGCCCCACCTGGATGCTGGAGACCCCCGCGCCGCCCGCCGACGAGCGGATTTCCTACGGCGGCATCACCCACCAGTTCGGCGACCTGCGGCTGCCCCCGGGCAAGGGCCCCCACCCGGTGGTGGTGGTGGTGCACGGCGGCTTCTGGCGCGCGCGCTATGACCTGGAGCACGTGGGCCACCTGTGCGCGGACCTCACCCGGCGGGGGCTGGCCACCTGGAGCCTCGAGTACCGGCGCGTGGGCCATCCGGACGGCGGCTGGAAGGGGACCTTCGAGGACGTGGCGCTCGGCACCGACTTCCTGCGCACCCTGGCCACACGCCACCCCCTGGACCTCCAGCGCGTGGTCATCATCGGACACTCCGCCGGAGGCCACCTGGCACTCTGGCTCGCGGCACGGGGACGGCTCCAGGCCGGACAGCCCCTGCACACGGACAAGCCGCTCAAGCCCCGGGGCGCCGTGTCGCTCGCGGGCGTGGTGGACCTGGAGCGCGCCTTCGCCCTGCGCCTGGGCGACGGCATCGTCGAGTCCCTCCTCGGGGGCACCCCCACCCAGGTGCCCGAGCGCTACCGGTTCGGCTCGCCCTCGGCGCTGCTGCCCCTGGGCGTCAAGCAGGTGCTCGTCCACGGCACCGAGGACGACACCGTACCGGTGAGCCTCAGCGAGGGCTACCAGCAGCGCGCCGCCTCGCTCAAGGAGACGGTGCGGCTGGTGCGCCTGCCCGGGGCGGGACACTTCGAGGTCATCAACCCCAAGGCCCGCGAGTGGCCCCAGGTGGTCGAGGCCATCCAGTCCCTGCTGTGA
- the kynU gene encoding kynureninase, translating into MSGEAVRFEPGEAFARRMDAEDPLRSFREEFLFPVHGDGHELYLLGNSLGLQPRKAKEYVLAAMEDWARLGVDGHFKGSPPWMEFHVGLGEQMARVVGARPEEVVVMNTLTVNLHLMMVSFYRPTPERSKILMEASAFPSDQYAVAAQVRHHGYSPEQTVIPLAPRPGEHTLRHEDILDTLERHGKEIALVLLGNVNYLTGQAFDMAAITRAAHQRGCRVGFDLAHAAGNLRLSLHEDGPDFAVWCTYKYLNGGPGALGGVFIHERHLRDASLHRLPGWWGNDRGTRFQMKPDFEPAPGAEGWVLSNPPIIQMAALRASLELFDRATMPALRAKSEKLTGYLEFLIDRLPEGFVHSLTPRDPGQRGAHLSLRFTKDPQRMLETLRAEGIHCDFRYPDIIRAAPVPLYNSFLDVHRFVSVLERYARG; encoded by the coding sequence ATGAGCGGTGAGGCGGTTCGGTTCGAGCCCGGCGAGGCATTCGCCCGGCGCATGGACGCGGAGGATCCGTTGCGCTCCTTCCGCGAGGAGTTCCTCTTTCCCGTCCATGGCGACGGGCACGAGCTGTACCTGCTGGGCAACTCCCTGGGCCTGCAGCCGCGCAAGGCGAAGGAGTACGTGCTGGCCGCCATGGAGGACTGGGCGCGGCTGGGCGTGGATGGCCACTTCAAGGGCTCGCCGCCGTGGATGGAGTTCCATGTCGGCCTGGGCGAGCAGATGGCGCGGGTGGTGGGCGCGCGGCCCGAGGAAGTGGTGGTGATGAACACCCTCACGGTGAACCTGCACCTGATGATGGTGTCCTTCTACCGGCCCACCCCCGAGCGCTCGAAGATCCTCATGGAGGCGAGCGCCTTCCCCTCGGACCAGTACGCGGTGGCCGCGCAGGTGCGTCACCATGGGTACTCGCCCGAGCAGACGGTGATTCCGCTCGCGCCCCGCCCGGGGGAGCACACGCTGCGCCACGAGGACATCCTCGACACGCTGGAGCGGCACGGGAAGGAGATCGCCCTGGTGCTGCTGGGCAACGTGAACTACCTCACCGGCCAGGCCTTCGACATGGCGGCCATCACCCGCGCGGCGCACCAGCGGGGCTGCCGGGTGGGGTTCGATCTGGCGCACGCCGCGGGCAACCTGCGGCTGTCGCTGCACGAGGACGGGCCGGACTTCGCCGTGTGGTGCACGTACAAGTACCTCAATGGTGGCCCGGGCGCGCTGGGCGGCGTCTTCATCCACGAGCGCCACCTGCGCGATGCGTCCCTGCACCGGCTGCCGGGCTGGTGGGGCAACGACAGGGGCACTCGCTTCCAGATGAAGCCGGACTTCGAGCCCGCGCCGGGCGCCGAGGGCTGGGTGCTGTCCAATCCGCCCATCATCCAGATGGCGGCCCTGCGCGCCTCGCTGGAGCTCTTCGATCGCGCGACGATGCCGGCCCTGCGCGCCAAGAGCGAGAAGCTCACGGGCTACCTGGAGTTCCTCATCGACCGGCTCCCGGAGGGCTTCGTGCACAGCCTCACGCCGAGGGATCCGGGGCAGCGCGGCGCCCACCTGTCGCTGCGCTTCACGAAGGATCCCCAGCGCATGCTGGAGACGCTGCGCGCGGAGGGCATCCACTGCGACTTCCGCTACCCGGACATCATCCGCGCCGCGCCCGTGCCCCTCTACAACAGCTTCCTGGACGTCCACCGCTTCGTGAGCGTGCTCGAGCGCTACGCGCGCGGCTGA